A region from the Arachis ipaensis cultivar K30076 chromosome B01, Araip1.1, whole genome shotgun sequence genome encodes:
- the LOC107636548 gene encoding probable tyrosine-protein phosphatase At1g05000 isoform X2: MQSCTAAQAQAQANALSLLNNLAPKIMKLDNSNNSNGQSFAGADDDVFVPPLNFAMVDQGIFRSGFPDSANFSFLKSLRLRTVICLCPEPYPEVTSEFLKANGIKLYQFGIDGCKEPFVNIPDDTVREALKVVLDVRNHPVLIHCKRGKHRTGCLVGCIRRLQKWCLSSVFDEYQRFAGAKARVSDQRFIELFDISCLKSNPLSFSCSGK, translated from the exons ATGCAATCATGCACAGCTGCACAAGCACAAGCACAAGCCAA TGCTCTTTCACTGTTGAacaatttggcgccaaaaatcATGAAGCTCGACAACTCCAACAACTCCAACGGCCAGAGTTTCGCCGGCGCCGACGACGACGTATTCGTGCCGCCGCTCAACTTCGCCATGGTCGATCAAGGCATTTTTAGGTCTGGTTTTCCCGACTCTGCCAACTTCAGCTTCTTAAAATCCCTTCGTCTCCGCACTGTTAT ATGTTTGTGCCCTGAACCGTATCCAGAAGTGACTTCTGAATTTCTCAAGGCCAACGGAATAAAGCTTTATCAATTCGGGATCGATGGATGTAAG GAACCCTTTGTCAACATCCCAGATGACACAGTTCGTGAAGCTTTGAAAGTAGTCCTCG ATGTCAGGAACCACCCAGTACTAATTCATTGTAAACGAGGGAAG CATCGCACTGGTTGCCTTGTGGGATGCATCAGAAGATTGCAGAAATGGTGCCTATCTTCTGTATTTGATGAGTACCAAAGGTTTGCAGGCGCCAAGGCCAGAGTTTCGGATCAGAGGTTCATCGAATTGTTTGATATTTCTTGTCTCAAGTCAAACCCGCTCTCATTTTCTTGCTCCGGGAAATAG
- the LOC107636548 gene encoding probable tyrosine-protein phosphatase At1g05000 isoform X1, whose amino-acid sequence MHVGSVLVNSQDQSKPKLLPTHIESKKGQLVLFVEQLSSSKSEAPDQKLAQVKSVETRALSLLNNLAPKIMKLDNSNNSNGQSFAGADDDVFVPPLNFAMVDQGIFRSGFPDSANFSFLKSLRLRTVICLCPEPYPEVTSEFLKANGIKLYQFGIDGCKEPFVNIPDDTVREALKVVLDVRNHPVLIHCKRGKHRTGCLVGCIRRLQKWCLSSVFDEYQRFAGAKARVSDQRFIELFDISCLKSNPLSFSCSGK is encoded by the exons ATGCATGTAGGGTCAGTCTTGGTCAACTCACAGGATCAGTCCAAACCCAAACTCTTACCCACACACATTGAAAGCAAGAAGGGTCAACTTGTATTGTTTGTTGAACAGCTCAGCAGTTCCAAGTCCGAAGCGCCAGATCAAAAACTGGCACAAGTGAAAAGCGTTGAGACTCG TGCTCTTTCACTGTTGAacaatttggcgccaaaaatcATGAAGCTCGACAACTCCAACAACTCCAACGGCCAGAGTTTCGCCGGCGCCGACGACGACGTATTCGTGCCGCCGCTCAACTTCGCCATGGTCGATCAAGGCATTTTTAGGTCTGGTTTTCCCGACTCTGCCAACTTCAGCTTCTTAAAATCCCTTCGTCTCCGCACTGTTAT ATGTTTGTGCCCTGAACCGTATCCAGAAGTGACTTCTGAATTTCTCAAGGCCAACGGAATAAAGCTTTATCAATTCGGGATCGATGGATGTAAG GAACCCTTTGTCAACATCCCAGATGACACAGTTCGTGAAGCTTTGAAAGTAGTCCTCG ATGTCAGGAACCACCCAGTACTAATTCATTGTAAACGAGGGAAG CATCGCACTGGTTGCCTTGTGGGATGCATCAGAAGATTGCAGAAATGGTGCCTATCTTCTGTATTTGATGAGTACCAAAGGTTTGCAGGCGCCAAGGCCAGAGTTTCGGATCAGAGGTTCATCGAATTGTTTGATATTTCTTGTCTCAAGTCAAACCCGCTCTCATTTTCTTGCTCCGGGAAATAG
- the LOC107636548 gene encoding probable tyrosine-protein phosphatase At1g05000 isoform X3, whose translation MAENALSLLNNLAPKIMKLDNSNNSNGQSFAGADDDVFVPPLNFAMVDQGIFRSGFPDSANFSFLKSLRLRTVICLCPEPYPEVTSEFLKANGIKLYQFGIDGCKEPFVNIPDDTVREALKVVLDVRNHPVLIHCKRGKHRTGCLVGCIRRLQKWCLSSVFDEYQRFAGAKARVSDQRFIELFDISCLKSNPLSFSCSGK comes from the exons ATGGCAGAAAA TGCTCTTTCACTGTTGAacaatttggcgccaaaaatcATGAAGCTCGACAACTCCAACAACTCCAACGGCCAGAGTTTCGCCGGCGCCGACGACGACGTATTCGTGCCGCCGCTCAACTTCGCCATGGTCGATCAAGGCATTTTTAGGTCTGGTTTTCCCGACTCTGCCAACTTCAGCTTCTTAAAATCCCTTCGTCTCCGCACTGTTAT ATGTTTGTGCCCTGAACCGTATCCAGAAGTGACTTCTGAATTTCTCAAGGCCAACGGAATAAAGCTTTATCAATTCGGGATCGATGGATGTAAG GAACCCTTTGTCAACATCCCAGATGACACAGTTCGTGAAGCTTTGAAAGTAGTCCTCG ATGTCAGGAACCACCCAGTACTAATTCATTGTAAACGAGGGAAG CATCGCACTGGTTGCCTTGTGGGATGCATCAGAAGATTGCAGAAATGGTGCCTATCTTCTGTATTTGATGAGTACCAAAGGTTTGCAGGCGCCAAGGCCAGAGTTTCGGATCAGAGGTTCATCGAATTGTTTGATATTTCTTGTCTCAAGTCAAACCCGCTCTCATTTTCTTGCTCCGGGAAATAG
- the LOC107636548 gene encoding probable tyrosine-protein phosphatase At1g05000 isoform X4, which produces MKLDNSNNSNGQSFAGADDDVFVPPLNFAMVDQGIFRSGFPDSANFSFLKSLRLRTVICLCPEPYPEVTSEFLKANGIKLYQFGIDGCKEPFVNIPDDTVREALKVVLDVRNHPVLIHCKRGKHRTGCLVGCIRRLQKWCLSSVFDEYQRFAGAKARVSDQRFIELFDISCLKSNPLSFSCSGK; this is translated from the exons ATGAAGCTCGACAACTCCAACAACTCCAACGGCCAGAGTTTCGCCGGCGCCGACGACGACGTATTCGTGCCGCCGCTCAACTTCGCCATGGTCGATCAAGGCATTTTTAGGTCTGGTTTTCCCGACTCTGCCAACTTCAGCTTCTTAAAATCCCTTCGTCTCCGCACTGTTAT ATGTTTGTGCCCTGAACCGTATCCAGAAGTGACTTCTGAATTTCTCAAGGCCAACGGAATAAAGCTTTATCAATTCGGGATCGATGGATGTAAG GAACCCTTTGTCAACATCCCAGATGACACAGTTCGTGAAGCTTTGAAAGTAGTCCTCG ATGTCAGGAACCACCCAGTACTAATTCATTGTAAACGAGGGAAG CATCGCACTGGTTGCCTTGTGGGATGCATCAGAAGATTGCAGAAATGGTGCCTATCTTCTGTATTTGATGAGTACCAAAGGTTTGCAGGCGCCAAGGCCAGAGTTTCGGATCAGAGGTTCATCGAATTGTTTGATATTTCTTGTCTCAAGTCAAACCCGCTCTCATTTTCTTGCTCCGGGAAATAG